The proteins below are encoded in one region of Parvicella tangerina:
- a CDS encoding o-succinylbenzoate synthase, giving the protein MLKASFVKYPLAFKKPSGTSRGILTKKNSWLLKIFDDANPAVFGLGEASIIEGLSIDLPSQMEDMLDWVVRHITQPYDAIMAHLTDFPSILMAVEMAFLDLKNGGNRIWFKSPLTKQDQPIKINGLIWMGDKDFMLQQIEDKLQLGFSCLKMKIGAINFQQEIAILRSIRQRYDEHDLELRVDANGAFSTEEAPDKLNQLASLDLHSIEQPIQQNQISAMAELCAATPLPIALDEELIGVRTPQDKKTLLETINPQYIILKPSLLGGFSATYEWIELAGEMSIPWWITSALESNVGLTAIAQFTSQFYNPLPQGLGTGQLYTNNIPCPLQLKGEMLFHDSSLSWELPNF; this is encoded by the coding sequence ATGTTAAAAGCGTCTTTTGTTAAATATCCACTAGCCTTTAAAAAACCCAGTGGTACCTCCAGAGGAATACTAACAAAAAAAAACAGTTGGCTTTTAAAAATATTTGATGACGCTAACCCAGCTGTTTTTGGTTTGGGAGAAGCATCTATTATTGAAGGACTAAGCATTGACCTTCCTTCGCAAATGGAAGACATGTTAGATTGGGTAGTTCGTCATATTACGCAACCTTATGATGCTATCATGGCACATCTAACGGATTTTCCATCCATTCTGATGGCGGTAGAAATGGCCTTTCTGGACCTCAAAAATGGGGGGAACAGAATCTGGTTTAAGAGTCCACTCACCAAACAAGACCAGCCCATCAAAATCAATGGTTTGATCTGGATGGGAGATAAAGACTTCATGCTTCAACAAATAGAAGATAAGCTGCAACTTGGTTTCTCTTGTCTGAAGATGAAAATCGGAGCGATCAACTTTCAACAAGAAATCGCTATTTTAAGATCAATTCGCCAAAGATACGATGAGCATGATTTGGAGTTAAGAGTAGATGCAAATGGAGCCTTTTCTACCGAAGAAGCCCCTGACAAATTAAATCAACTTGCATCGCTAGATCTTCACTCTATCGAACAACCTATTCAACAAAATCAGATCAGTGCAATGGCGGAGTTGTGTGCTGCAACACCTTTACCTATTGCGCTTGATGAGGAATTGATTGGAGTTAGAACTCCCCAGGATAAAAAAACGTTACTCGAAACCATAAATCCTCAATACATTATCTTAAAACCAAGTTTACTCGGAGGATTCAGCGCAACTTATGAATGGATTGAATTGGCAGGGGAAATGAGTATTCCCTGGTGGATTACTTCTGCGTTAGAAAGCAATGTGGGACTGACAGCCATCGCGCAGTTTACCTCTCAATTCTACAATCCCCTTCCGCAAGGATTGGGAACCGGACAGTTATATACCAACAATATTCCCTGCCCGCTTCAATTAAAAGGAGAAATGCTATTTCATGATTCTTCCTTATCTTGGGAACTACCAAATTTCTGA
- a CDS encoding AMP-binding protein codes for MIKLSFIDLEYTQSLNACLKSDLLNEYDLAIKPFLEAYFNPHSCVQVSTSGSTGEPKLIELDKEKMVASAKATLDYFNLKKGDTVLLSLPTKFIAGKMIWVRSIVGELNVLVSKPTSNPIKSLDKKVEFAAMTPHQVGVCLDENPEKFDLIDQLIIGGGAVSESLLVRIQKLTTKCYATYGMTETITHVAVKKLNGTDQSACYEAVGQTTFEVGAQGNLIINAPHLSHKKIETNDIVRLINSRQFEWLGRLDFVINSGGVKLFPEQIESKLENIINNRFFVWKEKDELLGEKAVLVIEGTSTYLPDLSKVLDKIERPKLTYRADEFIYTENGKLDRKASYLKALKT; via the coding sequence TTGATTAAACTTTCCTTCATTGACCTTGAGTATACGCAATCTCTAAACGCGTGTTTGAAAAGTGACCTCTTGAACGAGTATGATCTCGCTATCAAACCTTTTTTAGAAGCGTATTTTAATCCTCATTCATGCGTTCAAGTGTCAACCTCGGGATCTACAGGTGAGCCAAAGCTGATTGAGCTTGATAAGGAAAAGATGGTTGCCAGCGCCAAGGCTACTTTAGACTATTTCAATCTAAAGAAAGGAGATACTGTTCTCCTTTCCCTACCCACAAAATTCATTGCAGGAAAAATGATCTGGGTAAGATCTATTGTAGGTGAACTCAATGTGCTCGTTTCGAAACCAACTTCAAACCCAATAAAATCGCTGGATAAAAAAGTTGAATTTGCCGCGATGACTCCCCATCAGGTTGGAGTTTGCTTAGATGAAAATCCTGAAAAATTTGATTTGATTGACCAGTTGATTATTGGAGGGGGAGCTGTTAGTGAATCACTCCTTGTGCGGATACAAAAGCTTACTACTAAATGCTACGCTACCTACGGAATGACGGAGACAATCACTCATGTAGCGGTAAAGAAGTTAAATGGCACCGATCAATCCGCATGCTATGAAGCGGTCGGTCAAACAACATTCGAAGTTGGGGCTCAGGGCAACCTGATCATAAACGCCCCACACCTATCACATAAAAAAATCGAGACGAATGATATCGTACGTTTGATTAACTCAAGACAATTTGAATGGCTGGGACGTCTGGATTTTGTCATCAATTCCGGAGGAGTGAAACTATTTCCTGAACAAATTGAAAGCAAACTTGAAAACATCATCAATAACCGATTCTTTGTATGGAAAGAAAAAGACGAACTCCTTGGTGAAAAAGCAGTACTGGTAATTGAGGGGACATCCACATACCTACCTGATCTTTCAAAGGTGCTTGACAAAATTGAACGACCTAAACTTACCTATAGAGCGGATGAGTTTATTTACACCGAGAACGGGAAATTAGACCGAAAAGCATCTTACCTCAAGGCACTTAAAACCTGA
- a CDS encoding tetratricopeptide repeat protein: MRIKKFLYLIAVLAFVSCADTSEDIEYNADVSEADSVYVYTIVDSANKQRIDGNLEAAKAYIEVAKDYSSEINWGRGLAESYTNLGYINLYESDFEAAMENAVEGLRIAEACGDRKNQGFANMLIGFVYFNLGDTNQVLPFYRRSLNIRLDLGNDYDIGFSYSYLGNYFLSTNQLDSALYYHQQALKHRLETDDTRSIADSYLLIGSTFLKQKAYDNAREYFQQALLNYSKIKDKKRLAETYRNFAEVYLAQNNIQDAKEFLLQANKLAEETGSLDNIVLISDELSQINYQQESYKEAYEYLRQHVDLAKKTSGESKYRDIVKNILEYKSEKEKKIKELQHQREQEKQRMIVWTVSGILLLMIGFLIFVFNRLKVARKQKEIIAFRKSQVDKAYGELGSKNKEILDSINYAKRIQSALLPSDELVRSVFKNSFVIYAPKDIVAGDFYWLEQRDDKVLFAVADCTGHGVPGAMVSVVCNNSLNRSVHEYGLINPDEILNKTRDLVVNEFAKSKERSMMDGMDIALCSMEQSEKNDQIQLEYAGANNPLWVVRKETGELEVYKADSQPIGKMDITEPFKKNKITLSGGDTIYLFSDGYADQFGGEHGKKLKTSNLKKLILSIQDQSMEEQRQSLVDFFNNWQGDLEQIDDVCMIGIRF; encoded by the coding sequence ATGAGAATCAAGAAATTCCTATATCTAATTGCTGTTTTAGCTTTTGTGAGTTGTGCAGACACTTCAGAAGATATTGAATACAATGCGGACGTCTCTGAAGCAGATAGCGTGTATGTTTATACGATTGTCGATTCAGCCAACAAGCAGCGCATTGATGGCAATCTTGAAGCTGCAAAGGCGTATATTGAAGTAGCTAAAGACTATTCTTCTGAAATCAATTGGGGCAGAGGTTTAGCAGAGTCATACACTAACCTTGGTTACATCAACCTGTATGAGAGCGACTTTGAAGCAGCTATGGAAAATGCTGTGGAGGGACTGCGAATTGCCGAAGCATGTGGTGACCGAAAAAACCAAGGGTTTGCAAATATGCTCATTGGTTTTGTGTACTTCAACCTTGGAGATACAAATCAGGTTTTGCCTTTCTATCGAAGGTCTCTGAACATAAGACTTGATTTGGGAAATGATTATGACATTGGATTTAGCTACTCTTATCTGGGTAATTATTTCCTGTCTACGAATCAATTGGATTCAGCACTATATTATCATCAACAAGCGCTTAAACATCGTCTTGAAACGGATGATACCAGAAGCATCGCAGATTCCTATTTACTGATAGGATCTACTTTTCTAAAGCAGAAAGCGTATGACAATGCGAGAGAATACTTTCAACAGGCGCTGTTAAACTATTCAAAAATCAAGGATAAAAAAAGACTCGCTGAGACGTATCGAAACTTTGCAGAGGTGTATTTAGCTCAAAACAATATCCAGGATGCCAAGGAGTTTCTTTTACAAGCCAATAAATTAGCAGAAGAAACGGGCTCTTTGGATAACATTGTGCTTATTTCAGATGAGCTTTCGCAAATTAATTATCAGCAGGAGAGTTACAAGGAGGCCTATGAATATTTAAGACAACATGTTGACCTTGCCAAGAAGACTTCGGGTGAGTCGAAGTATCGGGATATCGTAAAGAATATTCTGGAGTATAAGAGCGAGAAGGAGAAAAAAATCAAGGAACTTCAGCATCAGCGAGAGCAAGAAAAACAACGAATGATTGTTTGGACAGTTTCAGGTATTTTGTTGCTGATGATCGGTTTTTTGATCTTTGTTTTTAATCGGTTGAAGGTAGCCAGAAAGCAAAAAGAGATCATTGCCTTTAGAAAAAGTCAAGTTGACAAGGCCTATGGTGAGCTGGGTAGTAAGAATAAGGAGATATTAGACTCGATTAATTATGCAAAGCGTATCCAATCAGCGCTATTGCCTTCTGATGAACTGGTTAGAAGTGTTTTTAAGAACTCTTTTGTGATCTATGCCCCAAAAGATATTGTAGCAGGCGATTTTTACTGGTTAGAGCAGCGGGATGATAAGGTCCTTTTTGCAGTGGCCGATTGTACGGGTCATGGAGTGCCAGGAGCCATGGTTAGCGTTGTTTGTAATAATAGTTTGAATCGAAGTGTTCACGAGTATGGTTTGATAAACCCCGATGAAATTTTAAACAAGACAAGAGATTTAGTGGTGAATGAGTTTGCCAAGTCTAAAGAAAGATCGATGATGGATGGGATGGACATCGCCTTATGTTCAATGGAGCAGTCTGAAAAGAACGACCAGATTCAATTAGAATATGCTGGTGCTAATAACCCACTTTGGGTCGTTAGAAAAGAAACAGGTGAACTAGAGGTTTATAAAGCCGATAGTCAACCTATCGGTAAGATGGATATTACAGAGCCATTCAAAAAGAACAAAATTACCTTGTCGGGTGGGGATACGATCTATCTCTTCTCAGATGGTTATGCAGACCAGTTTGGAGGCGAACACGGCAAAAAACTAAAGACAAGTAATCTGAAAAAGCTAATTCTCTCTATCCAGGATCAATCGATGGAAGAGCAACGTCAATCCTTGGTAGACTTCTTTAATAATTGGCAGGGAGATCTGGAGCAGATCGATGATGTATGTATGATAGGGATCAGGTTTTAA
- a CDS encoding class I SAM-dependent methyltransferase, with amino-acid sequence MRKEDNVKSEKALFFRNFIKNPTRNASVIPSSKAATKAILKGIDFDQVDVIVELGPGSGVFTKEIIAQAKSGTKIVVIELEASYLDILERKFGDRIILENTSAHLLQDVLQKHGLEKVDLIVSGLPFLKGEIKEKVDQTIMNFTEKGTIYRFFTYMPPIMKKVYKEMPIEKKNMEPWNMPPFWVYGIN; translated from the coding sequence TAAGGAGGATAATGTAAAATCAGAGAAAGCACTTTTTTTTAGAAATTTCATCAAGAACCCAACTCGGAATGCGTCCGTGATCCCAAGTTCGAAGGCGGCTACCAAGGCAATCTTGAAAGGGATCGATTTCGATCAGGTTGATGTTATTGTAGAGCTTGGACCTGGAAGTGGTGTTTTTACAAAAGAGATCATCGCTCAGGCAAAGTCAGGTACTAAGATTGTAGTCATCGAGTTAGAAGCCTCTTATTTAGATATTTTAGAGCGTAAATTTGGTGATCGCATTATTCTTGAAAACACGAGTGCGCACTTGTTGCAAGATGTGCTTCAAAAACATGGACTTGAAAAAGTTGACTTGATTGTCTCTGGATTGCCCTTTTTGAAAGGAGAGATTAAAGAAAAGGTTGATCAAACTATTATGAATTTCACCGAGAAAGGAACCATCTATCGTTTTTTCACGTACATGCCGCCCATTATGAAGAAGGTATACAAAGAAATGCCTATCGAAAAGAAAAACATGGAGCCCTGGAACATGCCTCCTTTCTGGGTGTATGGAATCAATTAA